CCCGCCACGGCCCTGAGACAGGCACGAACGTCCCAGTGAGCGGGACGTCCCTCGCCGTGCGATTCTTCCCTCTGCGAACCAACACATACCTGATGAGCGCGACCCCTCCCGGTCCGAAGGGAATCCCAGTCTTCGGCGCCAGTCGGCAGTACGCCCGCAACCCGTTCCGGTTCCTGACGGCAGTGGCGGATTCCTATGGCGACGTGGTCCACTTCGACCTCGGCCCGCTGGACACCTACATGCTGACGAACCCGACCGACATCGAACGCGTCCTCGTGAGCGAGGCGTCGAAGTTCCGAAAGCCGCAGTTCCAAGACCGGGCAATCGGTGACTTGCTCGGCGACGGCCTCCTCATGAGTGAGGGCGCGACGTGGCAGAAGCAGCGCCAACTCGCCCAACCCGCGTTCGACATGCGCCGTATCTCGACGATGGCGGGGATGATGACCGACCGCACCGAGAGGATGCTCTCGGAGTGGCACGACGGCGACGTGGTCGACGTGCAACTGGAGATGACGCGACTGACCGTCGAGATAATCGTCGACGCGATGTTCGGCGCGGACCTCGACGACGAGCGTATCCGACTGATTCAGGAGAACCTCGAACCACTCGGGACACGGTTCGAACCCGACCCGATTCGCTTCCTCATGCCCGACTGGGCACCGACGAGAGAGAACCGCGAGTACCACCAGTCGCTGTCGAAGCTCGAAGACCTCATCTGGGATATCGTCGACGAGCGCCGCGGGACCGAGTACGGACCGACGCCGGCGTCGTCGGTGGCGAACAGCGACTCGGTCGAGGGAGAACCGATGGACCTCCTCTCGATTCTCCTCCGCGCCTACGACGAGGGCGAACAGACGGAGAAGAACCTCCGCGACGAACTGATGACGATGCTGCTCGCGGGCCACGACACGACAGCGTTGACGCTCACGTACGCGTGGTACTTGCTGTCTCAGCATCCCGAGGCCGAGGCGAAGCTCCACCGCGAGTTGGACGACGTGCTCGGCGGACGAACGCCCACGTTCAAAGACGTTCGGCAGTTAACGTACACAGAACGCGTCCTCAACGAGTCGATGCGGCTGTACCCGCCGGTGTACGTCATGTTCCGTGAACCCAAAGTCGACGTACGTCTCGGTGGCTACCGTATCCCCGAAGGGTCGGCGATTATGCTCCCACAGTGGGTCGTCCACCGCTCGGAACGCTGGTGGAACAACCCACTGGAGTTCGACCCCGACCGCTGGTCACCGGAGCGGACGAGAGACCGACCACGGTTCGCCTACTTCCCGTTCGGTGGCGGGCCCCGCCACTGCATCGGCAAACATCTCTCGCTGCTCGAAGGGCGACTCATCCTCGGGACAGTCGCACAACAGTACGAACTCGACTACATCCGAGACGAACCGTTCTCGCTTCGTGGGTCGCTGACGATGCACCCCCAAGAACCGATGGGGATGCGACTGCACGCCCGCGAAGACTGACTCCTTCTCAGGCGGGGAGCGAGATACTCGCTGCAGTCTCCCGGAAGTTCCCGTCGTAGAGGTCGACACGGGAGACGGTCCACTCGACTGGGTCGAACTGTTGGCTCGCAACCGCGCGAGCGTCCGAAACGTCGCCACCGCGAGCGAGTGTGACGTGCGGCACGTAGTCGTCGCCTTCGAGCGCATCGACCGCGCCGTACTCCTCGACGAGTCGCCAGTGGAGGTCTTCGAGCCCGGGACTCTCGACGACGAGGTAGACGACCGGTGCAGACCCCCGTGGCGGGTGTTCGAAAAAGTCGATACCCGTCACACGGGCCTCGAACGCCGGTGCACCGCGGAGTGTCTGCCGAAGGCGCTCGCGGAGTCGGGCGAAGTCGTCGGATTCGAAGCGCTTGCACACGAGCGTGTGCCGGTCACGGACCCGGTCGAACGAGGCCAGGTACGGGAACAAGTCGGACGCGAGGCGGGCGACCCGCCCCGGAACCGGGACGTTCAGACTGTACACGCCAGTGTCTCACGGGAGGGATACAAAGGCGTGTCGTCGTCGTCGCGGGCGCGATGTGACCCGACGAGCGTCTGTGTTAGATACGGTCGAGTAACCAGAGGACGATGAGCGCTGCGACGACGAGGCCCAAGAGCGGCTTGAGCGGGCCCAAGAGCATCGTGAAGAGTCCGAGAATCTCACCGACGATTTCGAGCACCAGCCAGATGAGGACGAGGACCAACACGAGTTTCAGGAGGTCCTCTACGTCGATACCGTCTCGATTCAGTTTCATACACGGCCGGTCGGGGAGTCTGCAGTAAATACTTGGTGGCCAGTGTGAGAGTCGGTAACTCGGTAGGGTCAGCACGTCTGGTTCGACTGCCGGGTAGGTTTATTCGTCTACAGTGTCACTCTCTTTCATGGACAGTGTATTTTACCAACTTGGGAGGCTCTCCAGTAACTCGTCGGGAGTCGAGTCGTCGGCCTCGGTCGGCGGGTCGTCCCGCATCCCACGTTGGCTTGGTCCCCTCGCACTCGCGGTTGCGCTGTTCGGCATCGCCGTCGTCGTCTTGCCCGTCACGCCACTGACGCTCGCCGGATACGTCGTCCTCGCACTCGCCATCGCGGCGGTGTACGACGCCGTCGAAATCGTTCAGGCGTACGAGAAGCGGACGCTCACCGTCTTCGGAGACTACAAAGGAATTCTCGACCCGGGAATCAACTTCGTCCCACCGTTCGTCTCGAAGACCTACCGCTTCGACATGCGGACGCAGACGCTCGACGTGCCGTCACAAGAGGCCATCACCGAGGACAACTCGCCGGTGACCGCCGACGCCGTCGTCTACATCCGGGTGATGGACCCCGAGCGCGCCTTCCTCGAAGTCGACAACTACCGACGGGCCGTCTCACTGTTAGCACAGACGACGCTCCGTGCCGCCCTCGGTGACATGGAACTCGACGAGACGTTGGCGCGACGCGACCACATCAACGCACGCATTCGCCGAGAACTCGACGAACCGACCGACGAGTGGGGCGTCCGCGTCGAATCCGTCGAAGTGCGTGAAGTGAAACCGTCTGCAGACGTCGAGAACGCGATGGAACAGCAGACTGCCGCCGAACGCCGCCGCCGCGCCATGATTCTCGAAGCGCAAGGTGAGCGGCGCTCGGCCGTCGAGAAAGCGGAGGGTGACAAGCAGTCGAACATCATCAGCGCACAGGGGAAGAAACAGGCCGCCATCCTCCGTGCACAGGGTGACGCCATCTCGACGGTGCTCCGGGCCCGCGCCGCGGAGTCGATGGGCGAACGCGCCATCATCGACAAAGGGTTCGAGACGCTGTCGAGTATCGGCACGTCACCGTCGACGACGTACGTCCTCCCGCAGGAACTCACGTCACTGCTCGGACGCTACGGGAAGGGCCTCTCCGGGTCCGACGTACAGAAAGCCGCCGGCCTCGGCAGTCAGGAGTTCGACGAAGACACCCGAGAACTCATCGGACTCGACGACATCGACGAAATCCTCAGCGAACTCGGGTCGATCCAGACCGACGACCTGTCTACCGACGGTGTCGACATCGAAATCGAAGACGGCGGCGTCGAGATGGAGTCGCAGAAGTAGTCGCACGTCGGTGCGGTTCGTTTTCTCGGTCGGTCCACAACGGTGAGTCGTCGGTAAAAACAGAGCCTTCGTCCGTTCGAAGAGACCTGAAGCAGCAAGACGCCAGACAGGGGAGACGTAGTCCGCTGCCTCGAACGACTGCCTCGAAGCTGGTGACACCCTAGTTTGGCTGTCAGTTCGCAGTCGAGGAAGTCGACTCCCCCAGCGGCCACATCTCTGAGACCACCAGTTTGTTCCCTGCTTTCAGAGTCTCTACAGGCGCTGTTTCCCGTCGCGCCCGAGACGACACGAACACGAGCGTGGTTCCCCACCACGTCTGCGGCGGTCCGCAGACATGTAATAATTGCTTGAATGACTATTAGGCGCGTACGAACGTTCTCAGGTGCCGAGAGTTCGTGATAACGATACGGTACGCATTGGCGTCGCTGACGGTCGGATATCGGTGTGAGAAGTTGGAGCGTGAAACGCGCCGTCGGCGTTCGTGGCTTAGTCGTCGTTGCTCGCCCGGACCGTCAAGACCGGAGCGGACGACTGCCTGACGACACGTTCGGTGACGCTCCCGATGAGGTAGTGGTCGAGGCCGGTTCGGCCGTGGGTCGCCATCACGACGACGTCGATGTCGGCGTCGTCGGTGTACTCGGCGATGACCGAATCCGGAACGCCTTCCTCGATGATGCGCTCGGTGGGCACGTCGTCGGGGAGTGCATCCACCGCGGCATCGACGGCGGCCTCGGCGCGTTCGCGTTCTGACTCTTTCCACACGTTGGGGGCGATACCAGCGGATGGCGACTCGAACCGGTTGCGCGAGTCGGCGACCGAGAGCACGTGAACCGTCGCGTCGTAGGTCTGTGCGAGCGTCGTGGCGTGGTCGATCGTTGCTTTTGTCGCGTCACTACCGTCGGTCGGGAGCAGGATGTGGTCGTACATGGGTGGTGTGGACGAAGTGTGCGGTGTGGTTGATGAGGACCTCGTGTGAGTGTGGTGTGGAACCTAAACGAGGTGTGGTTCGTCGGTTAGATGCCTGCAGCCATCAGGAACAGCGCGACAGAGATGACTGCGAAGAGGCCACCGACGAAGGTTTTGATGGTTTCAGTCTCCAGTGCGTTGGACACGTACGGCGCGATTTGGCCGCCGAGGACCGTCGCAGGGACGGTGAAGACGACCATATTCCACGGCGTCGACGCCAGACTCAGGGTGTGGCCGCCGACGAGGCCGCCACCGAAGACGTGCACGAGCGACGCGAGGATGGCGGTCAGCGCGACGACGATGTGGTTGGTACCGATTGCGACGCGGACGGGCACTTTCGTGCTGAGCATCGAGATGATACCGAGTTCGCCGACACCGAAGCCAGCGAGCCCCTGGAACGTGCCGCCGATGCTGTAGTTGGCGAAGCGACGGAGGTAGCCGCTACGGGTGTATTTGTAGTCGTCACCTTCGCGGTCGACGCGGGTGACGGTTCCGTCGTCGTCGGTGCGGACGCCCGCTGGACCGAGCTTACCGGGGTCGTTCGGAAGACTCGACGTGACGGTTCCGCCGTCGGTCGCTGCGGCGTGTTCGGAACTCGAGCTACCCGGCTCTTCGTGACCGAGGTCTGCCTTGAACAGCAGGTACGACGCGGCCAAGAGCGCGATGCCGAGGAGCGCGTGGAAGACGACCTCGGGGATGATGAACGAGAGCAGGGCACCCCCGACGACGAACGGAATCGACCCGGCGACGAGGCTGAGCGCCAACCGTCGGTCGACGAGACCGTACTGGATGAACGCCACGGCCGAACTAGACAGGCCGAACGCTTCGCTGATGAGTCCCACCTTCACGATGGTCGCAGGTTCGAGCGGGTGTGCGAACACCGGGAAGATGAAGATGAGGAACGGGACGAACAGTGCCGACCCGCTGATTCCGACCGTGTTCACAGTCGTTGCCCCGAGGACGAACACCGGGAACAACCACCAGTAGTTGAGCCAGTAGTCCATACCGACGTCAGTGGGCGTTGGAGCCACAGTGAAGACGGCGGCGATGAACAGCACGGGTGCGATGAACACGAGGATGTGTTGATACTTCAGGAACGACTTCTGGACGTGACTGAGAGACTGAGAGCTCATTGTTCTCGTTGTTGTCAGTGCGTAGTTGCAGTCGCGCTCACTCGGGTCGAGTGACGCGAGGAAAACAGATTGTATACCGAATCGCCAGCGGATTCGCACCGCGTGCAAGGTTCATCCACCACAGACGGTGTGACCGACCCACACACCGGCGTCGCCGGTTGCGAGTGGTCACCCGACGAGTCAAGCGACTGGGGCTCGAACGACGGGAACATCTAGGTGATACCCCCGTTCGGGTAGGCGTGGTGAACGTTGTGTCCTGCTTGCTCGTCCGCAGCGTCCGCAGAGTTGCGGGTCACGGTGAAACGGGCATAGCGAGGTCGGGCTAATAAGTCTTGATACCGACCTAGCTTTTGGGTACGGTCCTCACACCGACGCGCGTCGAAGAAGCGGCGACAAGTGTGGGAACCCCTAGTCTGTACTCAGTCGATAGACCCGAACACCCGTCGAACGAGGGCGCGTTCGTTCTCGTAGGTCAGAACGTCGAGGGCATCTTCGGGGGAAACCCACTCGCGCGCACCCACCTCGTCGTCGGGGTCGAACGGGTCTTCGTCGACGAGGTGCATGTGCCAGATGAAGACCCCTTTTGGGCCACTCTCCGTGTCGGCATCGGCGTCGACCACGTACTCGTAACGCCCGGCAAAGCGGCCGCATTCGACCGAGGAGCGAGTCTCCTCTGCGACTTCTCGAATCGCAGTCTCGACGAGTGTCTCACCCGATTTGACCTTCCCCTTCGGGAGCGACCAGTCGTCGTACCGCGGACGATAGACGAGACAGATGCGCCCGTCGTCGCGTCGGAGGAGGCCACCAGCGGCGAACGTGAGTTGGGTGGCAGTAGCCACGTCAGAACTCGTCTGGTGGGGTGAGACCGTCGTCGTCCTCGTCTGGGTACTCGGGTGCGACACCATCTTCGAGACCGTCGACGTCGAACTCACGGCGGAGTTTCTGAATACGGTCGCGGATGTCGGCGGCGAGTTCGAATTCGAGGTTGTCGGCGGCCTCCTGCATCCGGTCTTCGAGGAACGCGATTTGTTCGACTGCTTCGTCCGCGTCCGCAGGTTTGTCGCCCGAGACGCCGCGCGTGTTCGTCTTGCTCCCGGGGAGGTTCGTCTCGCCGACTTCCTTCTCGATGGTCTTCGGCGTGTAGCCGTGTTCTTCGTTGAACTCCTGTTGGATACGACGACGACGCTGCGTCTCGGAGATGGCGGCGTCCATCGCGTCGGTGACCTCGTCGGCGTAGAGGACGACTTCGCCGTTGACGTTGCGGGCGGCCCGGCCCATCGTCTGGACCAGCGTCGTCTCAGAGCGCAAGAAGCCCTGCTGGTCGGCGTCGAGGATGGCGACGAGCGACACTTCCGGGATGTCGAGGCCCTCACGGAGGAGGTTGATGCCGACGAGCACGTCGATGTCGCCGAGGCGGAGCGACCGGATGAGTTCGTGGCGTTCGAGCGTGTCGGTCTCGTCGTGCATGTAGGCCACGTCGACGCCCGCCTCTTCGAGGTACTCGGTGAGGTCTTCGGCCATCCGTTTCGTGAGCGTGGTCACGAGCACGCGTTCGTCGCGGTCGATTCGGGCGTCGATTCGGGCCATCAGGTCGTCGACCTGTCCCGTCGCCTCCGCGACTTCGACTTTCGGGTCCACGAGGTGGGTCGGTCGAACGATTTGCTCCACGATTTGCTCGGAGTGTTCGCGCTCGTAGTCGCTCGGTGTCGCGGAGACGAACAGCAACTTGCCCGTCTTCTCTTCGAACTCCTCGAACGTCAGCGGCCGGTTGTCGTAGGCCGTCGGGAGACGGAACCCGTTTTCGACCAGCGAATCTTTACGAGACTTGTCACCGGCGTACTGTCCCTTGATTTGTGGGAGCGTCACGTGCGATTCGTCCACGACGGTGAGGAAGTCGTCGGGGAAGTAGTCGAGGAGCGTGTAGGGGGCGTCACCCACTTCGCGGTCCGAGAGGTGGACCGAGTAGTTCTCGATGCCGGAGCAGTGGCCCGTCTCACGCATCATCTCGATGTCGAAAGTGGTCCGTTCTTCGATGCGCTGGGCGGCGACGAGGTCACCCTGTCGCTGGAAGTACTTCACCCGCTCTTCCATCAGTTCTTCAATCTCACCGATGGCCTGTTCCATCTGTTCTTCGGGGATGGAGTAGTGTTCCGCCGGGTGGATGAGGACGGCCGGTTCGGACGATTTAACCTCGCCTTCGAGCGGGTCGAGTTTCATCATCCGGTCGATTTCGTCGCCCCAGAACTCGATGCGGACGGCGTAGCGGCCGTACATCGGGAACACTTCGACGGTGTCGCCGCGGACGCGGAACGTCCCCTGATGGAAGTCCACGTCGTTGCGCTCGTAGTTCAGGTCGACGAGGCGGCCGAGTAGCTCGTCGCGGTCGAGTTCCTCGCCGACTTCGAGGCGGAGGGACATGTCGGTGTAGTTCTTCGGGTCACCGAGACCGTAGATGGCCGAGACGGAAGCCACGACGATGACGTCGTCACGGGTGAGGAGCGACCGGGTCGCAGAGTGGCGAAGTCGGTCGATTTCCTCGTTGATGGACATATCCTTGTCGATGTAGGTGTCGGTCTGTTCGATGTACGCCTCGGGTTGGTAGTAGTCGTAGTACGAGACGAAGTACTCCACCGCGTTGTCGGGGAAGAGTCCCTTGAACTCCTCGTACAACTGGGCAGCGAGCGTCTTGTTGTGCGCGAGGACGAGCGTCGGTTTCTGAATCTCTTCGATGACCCACGAGACGGTGTTGGTTTTGCCGGAACCGGTGACACCGAGGAGCGTCTGAATATCCGCACCCTCACCGTACGCACGGGCCAACGCCTCGATGGCTTCGGGTTGGTCTCCCGCCGGTTCGAAGGGGGCGTCGACGCGGAATTCGCGTTCTGCCTCGGGTCTATCGGCAGACAGGGGACCGGACTCGCTCATTGCCAGTTGTTGGAAGTCGGCGTACTTGAGCGAGGCGGTGCTTGTCGGCGTGGGAATAGTTTTCCGACGAAACGACGTATGATACAGTATGACACGAGAAGAGCTCCAGAAGGCGAGTCAACTGCTCAAAGAGGCCGCCGAAAGTACCGATGGAGAAGTCCAGACCCGTCTCTACGACCAGTCCGACCAGTTAGCGAAACTCGCCGACCGCGAGCAGGGACCGGACCACGGGCGACTCGCCCGACACATGACCGTCCTCCACGACCTCGCCGACCAACTCGACGGTGATGCCGCCGAGAAAGTTCGAGAAGCCCGACAGCAGGTCCTCGAATACCGAAAGACCGTCCCCGGCGTCTGACGCCCGGCAGACAGACCCCTTCGTTTCCACTGGAACGTGAACGGTTGGCATGCATAGAGAGTGGTCGAGCAGACAGTGGTGAGAGACGATTCGAAGAAGAACGAATTACGCGAGTTTTGACCGCTGACCTATCCAAAATCCGAACAGCATAGCCAGAAATAGAATTGCTACTGGAATCCAGAATCCCAAATTAGTGAGCAACGCGAAAGAGAGCATTTCAGGTGCGAAGATGAACATCCAGAGGGGGATACCAATCACCAAGCTTGCGACAGCGACGAGAATAAATCTGGGATACGAATCCATCTACACCATAGTAATTTCTATGAGTTGATAATTTTCATCCCTGTCGCTCTCAGTTTCTCCCCCGTCCGCGACAGTAGCCAAATCGACGCGGCAAGCACACTGTCCCGCGAGCGAGGCCGAAGGCCGAGTCTCGCGGCCTTTTTTCCTCCAGGTTTTTGCTCCGAGCGGGTCGCCGGAGGCGACCCCCGAGGAGTAAAAAAGTGGGTCAGCAGACGTTCTTCGGCTTGATTCCCATCCCCTCCAACGTCTCCACGTATTCGTCGTAGGCAGCCTCGACAACCGTGTCGGCAGCGGCTCGGGCGGCGTCTTCGTCGTCGACGAGTTCCTCCACGGCGTCTGCGAGGCCCTCGACCTGCTCCTGCAGGTCGGACTTGAGCGTCCGGAAGGTGTTGGCGGCCTTGGGGTCGGCGTCGCCGATGAAGAAACCGACCATCTGTTCGACGGCCTTGAGGGAAACGACCGCACGCGCGAGCGCGCCGCCGAGTCGCTCGTCTGTCGTGTCGAAGTCAGCGAGAACGCTGTAGATAGTGGGTGCGTCGCCTTCAGGGTCAGCGTTCACGGTTTCGGCGTGCTCACGGGCCGTGTCGGCGAGGTCCGAAAACAGGGTTGCGGCGTCGTCGTTCGGTTCGTCGTCGGCCCACGTGTCGAACAGGTCGACAGCGGCCGCTGCCTCTGCCGCGGCGGCGGCACGAACGGCGTCGCCGTTCATCTCGCCGCCAGTGACGGCGAACAGCGCCTTCGAAGACCCAAGTCGGGAGAGGGGTGTTTCGTGCGCATCGCGGAGGGAATCGAGGAAGTCGGACATGCGGGTACGTACGCCCGAATCGGGTTTGTACCCATCGGCGGCGGCGAGTTCCGGTGGGAGTCTACGACACGTATTCGACCATCCTCGATTGCAGGCCTGACAATCGGTTCACGTATTTAAAACATCACCGACCAGTCAGAATCTAAAACATTATATATTGTATTATCATGATGGTATTCTATAACATGACGAACGTTGTCAGAGCAGCCGCAGAGAACAGTTCGAAGCTCGTCGAGCGCTATCTGCCCGACGCGTTCCTCTTCGCCGTCATCCTCACCGGCGTCGCATTCGCGTTGGCGATGGTGTTCGTCGCCCCGGCCGACGGTGTCGGCATGGCCGGACACGCACAGAATCTGCTCCTCGATGGGTGGTACGGCGGGTTCTGGAACCTGCTGTCCTTCGGGATGCAGATGACGCTCATCCTGATGACCGGGTACGCGCTCGCGCAAACCCGGCACGTCGACGCACTGCTGACCAAACTGGCGCGGATTCCGAACTCCGAGAAGGGCGCCGCAGCGATGGTTCCCGTCGTCGCCGCCGCCGCGTCGTTCGTCCACTGGGGACTCGGTCTCGTCGTCGGGGCACTGTTCGCTCGGAAGATTGCCTCCGAGTTCCGCGCAATCGACTTCCCAATCGTCGTCGCAGGTGCGTACTCAGGGTTCGTCGTCTGGCACGGTGGCCTCGCAGGGTCGATTCCGCTCTTGTTGAACACCGAGGGGAACTTCCTCATCGAAGCGGGCGTGCTGAGTTCGACGTACGCGACCGGTGGAACCATCTTCACCGTCGCGAACCTCGTCCTCGTCGTCGCCGTCGGGTTCCTCTTCCTGCCCGCGCTCTTCGCGCTGATGTACCCGAAATCCGATGCGAAAAAGACGCCAATCGACCCCGAAGAGTTGGAGGCGTCGGCCGATGGGGGGACGACGAACGTCTCGCTTCCTGACGACGCGTCCATCGCGACCCGTATCGAACACTCTGGCCTCGTGGCGACTGGAATCGGTCTCGCCGGACTCCTCGCAGTGGCCCTCTACTTCGGTGAAGGCATCACCAACGGGACGATGCCGTGGAACAACCTCAACCTGAACATCGTCAACTTCGCGTTCCTCTTCCTCGGCCTGACGCTCCACGGGACGCCGAAGGCGTACGTCGAATCCATCGTCGAAGCAGTCGAGAACGTCTGGGGCATCATCCTCCAGTTCCCGTTCTACGCCGGTATCATGGGCATCATGGCCTACGCACCCGGCGAGTCGGTCAGCCTCGCGACGCAAATCGCACAGGGTATGGTCGCCGTCTCTCCGGACGGCGCACTCCCTGCGATCGCCTTCTTCACGGCCGGCCTCGTGAACTTCTTCGTTCCTTCCGGCGGTGGCGAGTGGGCCGTCATCGGTGAGACGCTGGTCAAAGCAGCGCAGGCGTCCGGCACCTCGATTCCGCGCGTTGCGATGGCCGCCGCGTGGGGTGACGCGTGGACGAACATGATTCAGCCCTTCTGGGCGATCCCGCTGCTCTCCATCAGCGGCCTCTCCGTCCGCGACATCATGGGCTACTGCGTGATGGTACTCCTCGGGGCGGGCGTGCTCGTCACTGTCGGTATCAGCGTCCTCCCGATGTAATCCGCAAAAAGAACCGTACTCGAAACGAACTCAGTTTCCTTTTTCGACCGGTGCGCCAACGAGGTTGCCCCACTCCGTCCACGACCCGTCGTAGTTGGTGACGTTGTCGTAGCCGAGCAGTTCGTGGAGCGCGAACCACGCGATGGACGAGCGCTCGCCGATGCGGCAGTAGGCGATGGTGGACTCGCCGCCTTCGATGCCTTCAGCGGCGTAGAGGTCACCGAGTTCCTCGGCGGACTTGAACGTCCCGTCGTCGTTGACCGTCGCGGCCCACGAGATGTTGCTCGCGCCGGGGACGTGGCCACCACGCTGGGCGGTCTCTTGGAGTCCCGGCGGTGCGAGAATCTCGCCAGAGAACTCTTCGGGCGAGCGAACGTCGACGAGCGGAAGGCCCTTGTCGACTGCTTTCTGGACGTCGTCGCGGTAGGCACGAATCTCTTCGTAAGGACCCTTCGCCGCGTAGTCTTGTTCCGGATAGGACGGAACCTCATCGGTGGTTGGATAGTCGTTGTCGACCCAGTAGTCGCGACCACCGTTCATGAGGCGAACGTCCTCGTGACCGTAGTACTTGAACTGCCAGTAGGTGTACGCAGCGAACCAGTTCGAGTTGTCACCGTAGAGGACGACCGTCGAGTCCTCGGAGATGCCGTGGGAACCGAGGAGGTCCTCGAAGTCTTCCTTCGTCAGGACGTCGCGCGTGGTCTGGTCCTGCAGTTGGGACTCCCAGTTGAAGCCGATGGCACCGGGGGCGTGACTGTCGTCGTACGCCTCCGTGTCGACGTCGACTTCGACGAGACGATACGCCGAGTCGTCGCTCTGGAACTCGTCGAGGTGGCTTTCCACCCAGTCCGCTGAGACGAGAACATCCTTCGCGTAATCGGAGTTGGACATTACACTACAGTGTACGCCAGCAAACGGCATAACTCTCACAGCGACGGCATGTACGGCCTCACCTCGGGTGATGCGGAAAATGTTGCCCAAATAGCACGCCGTTGGCACCCGATTATCGGCCACTATTCGACTCATTTGCCCGGTTTTGGGGCCTGTTTTGGCTGATGCGGTAATACCATCCGGTATTTCGGACACGTGGCGAGGGGTGCATCGAGCCACGAACCTAAATCCGCCCACTGAGTAGGTGTCGCTATGGTAGACGTGGTCTCTGCAGCGTGGCTGTCGGAGCGACTCGACGACGTTCACGTCGTCGACGTCCGCGATGGCTGGGAGTTCGACGGAATCGGTCACCTCCCGAACGCCGTGTCGATTCCGTTCGACGAGTTCCGAAGCGCCGAGGGTGACGTGGGGATGCTCCCCGGCCGCGACGTGTGGGCCGAGTTACTGTCGGCTGCCGGAATCTCGGCCGACGACGACATCGTCGCGTACGACGACACACACGGTGTCTTCGCGGCTAGATTCATCGTGACGGCACTGCTGTACGGCCACGACCCGGCGAAACTCCACCTCCTCGACGGCGACTTCAGCGCG
The genomic region above belongs to Haloferax marinisediminis and contains:
- the uvrB gene encoding excinuclease ABC subunit UvrB, translating into MSESGPLSADRPEAEREFRVDAPFEPAGDQPEAIEALARAYGEGADIQTLLGVTGSGKTNTVSWVIEEIQKPTLVLAHNKTLAAQLYEEFKGLFPDNAVEYFVSYYDYYQPEAYIEQTDTYIDKDMSINEEIDRLRHSATRSLLTRDDVIVVASVSAIYGLGDPKNYTDMSLRLEVGEELDRDELLGRLVDLNYERNDVDFHQGTFRVRGDTVEVFPMYGRYAVRIEFWGDEIDRMMKLDPLEGEVKSSEPAVLIHPAEHYSIPEEQMEQAIGEIEELMEERVKYFQRQGDLVAAQRIEERTTFDIEMMRETGHCSGIENYSVHLSDREVGDAPYTLLDYFPDDFLTVVDESHVTLPQIKGQYAGDKSRKDSLVENGFRLPTAYDNRPLTFEEFEEKTGKLLFVSATPSDYEREHSEQIVEQIVRPTHLVDPKVEVAEATGQVDDLMARIDARIDRDERVLVTTLTKRMAEDLTEYLEEAGVDVAYMHDETDTLERHELIRSLRLGDIDVLVGINLLREGLDIPEVSLVAILDADQQGFLRSETTLVQTMGRAARNVNGEVVLYADEVTDAMDAAISETQRRRRIQQEFNEEHGYTPKTIEKEVGETNLPGSKTNTRGVSGDKPADADEAVEQIAFLEDRMQEAADNLEFELAADIRDRIQKLRREFDVDGLEDGVAPEYPDEDDDGLTPPDEF
- a CDS encoding SPFH domain-containing protein, which codes for MDSVFYQLGRLSSNSSGVESSASVGGSSRIPRWLGPLALAVALFGIAVVVLPVTPLTLAGYVVLALAIAAVYDAVEIVQAYEKRTLTVFGDYKGILDPGINFVPPFVSKTYRFDMRTQTLDVPSQEAITEDNSPVTADAVVYIRVMDPERAFLEVDNYRRAVSLLAQTTLRAALGDMELDETLARRDHINARIRRELDEPTDEWGVRVESVEVREVKPSADVENAMEQQTAAERRRRAMILEAQGERRSAVEKAEGDKQSNIISAQGKKQAAILRAQGDAISTVLRARAAESMGERAIIDKGFETLSSIGTSPSTTYVLPQELTSLLGRYGKGLSGSDVQKAAGLGSQEFDEDTRELIGLDDIDEILSELGSIQTDDLSTDGVDIEIEDGGVEMESQK
- a CDS encoding universal stress protein; its protein translation is MYDHILLPTDGSDATKATIDHATTLAQTYDATVHVLSVADSRNRFESPSAGIAPNVWKESERERAEAAVDAAVDALPDDVPTERIIEEGVPDSVIAEYTDDADIDVVVMATHGRTGLDHYLIGSVTERVVRQSSAPVLTVRASNDD
- a CDS encoding NUDIX hydrolase; protein product: MATATQLTFAAGGLLRRDDGRICLVYRPRYDDWSLPKGKVKSGETLVETAIREVAEETRSSVECGRFAGRYEYVVDADADTESGPKGVFIWHMHLVDEDPFDPDDEVGAREWVSPEDALDVLTYENERALVRRVFGSID
- a CDS encoding sulfite exporter TauE/SafE family protein → MSSQSLSHVQKSFLKYQHILVFIAPVLFIAAVFTVAPTPTDVGMDYWLNYWWLFPVFVLGATTVNTVGISGSALFVPFLIFIFPVFAHPLEPATIVKVGLISEAFGLSSSAVAFIQYGLVDRRLALSLVAGSIPFVVGGALLSFIIPEVVFHALLGIALLAASYLLFKADLGHEEPGSSSSEHAAATDGGTVTSSLPNDPGKLGPAGVRTDDDGTVTRVDREGDDYKYTRSGYLRRFANYSIGGTFQGLAGFGVGELGIISMLSTKVPVRVAIGTNHIVVALTAILASLVHVFGGGLVGGHTLSLASTPWNMVVFTVPATVLGGQIAPYVSNALETETIKTFVGGLFAVISVALFLMAAGI
- a CDS encoding cytochrome P450 — its product is MSATPPGPKGIPVFGASRQYARNPFRFLTAVADSYGDVVHFDLGPLDTYMLTNPTDIERVLVSEASKFRKPQFQDRAIGDLLGDGLLMSEGATWQKQRQLAQPAFDMRRISTMAGMMTDRTERMLSEWHDGDVVDVQLEMTRLTVEIIVDAMFGADLDDERIRLIQENLEPLGTRFEPDPIRFLMPDWAPTRENREYHQSLSKLEDLIWDIVDERRGTEYGPTPASSVANSDSVEGEPMDLLSILLRAYDEGEQTEKNLRDELMTMLLAGHDTTALTLTYAWYLLSQHPEAEAKLHRELDDVLGGRTPTFKDVRQLTYTERVLNESMRLYPPVYVMFREPKVDVRLGGYRIPEGSAIMLPQWVVHRSERWWNNPLEFDPDRWSPERTRDRPRFAYFPFGGGPRHCIGKHLSLLEGRLILGTVAQQYELDYIRDEPFSLRGSLTMHPQEPMGMRLHARED
- a CDS encoding DUF7554 family protein, which codes for MKLNRDGIDVEDLLKLVLVLVLIWLVLEIVGEILGLFTMLLGPLKPLLGLVVAALIVLWLLDRI
- a CDS encoding 2'-5' RNA ligase family protein, with protein sequence MYSLNVPVPGRVARLASDLFPYLASFDRVRDRHTLVCKRFESDDFARLRERLRQTLRGAPAFEARVTGIDFFEHPPRGSAPVVYLVVESPGLEDLHWRLVEEYGAVDALEGDDYVPHVTLARGGDVSDARAVASQQFDPVEWTVSRVDLYDGNFRETAASISLPA